In Tripterygium wilfordii isolate XIE 37 chromosome 15, ASM1340144v1, whole genome shotgun sequence, one DNA window encodes the following:
- the LOC119979813 gene encoding uncharacterized protein LOC119979813, with product MEGEDPLVWIHRAEQYFLFYVTPNHHKVVVASFNLEGEVFQWFRWMNSLQTTPRWEDFTIALCKEFGPSEFEDSAESLLKLKQIGSLATYVSEYRRLANRTPGVSPGVLKSYFLGGLKPELRYDVKLLKPETIHDAIAIAVQLYAKLRHFRTNASESSSGTRIANPEEGAKHGWTPRELTSSIIWGGAAKIFGGVMVEFIMLTLRTYNGVTSLFVLHLGGSDVVLGVQWLST from the exons ATGGAAGGAGAAGATCCATTAGTCTGGATACACAGGGCCGAGCAATATTTCTTATTTTATGTAACACCGAACCATCATAAGGTAGTGGTGGCTTCGTTTAATCTCGAAGGTGAGGTGTTTCAGTGGTTCAGGTGGATGAACAGCCTTCAAACCACACCAAGGTGGGAAGATTTTACTATTGCTCTATGTAAGGAGTTTGGTCCTTCAGAGTTCGAGGACAGTGCTGAATCCTTGTTAAAATTGAAGCAAATTGGAAGTTTGGCTACATATGTTAGTGAATACAGAAGATTGGCCAACAGAACTCCTGGTGTGAGTCCAGGCGTATTGAAAAGCTATTTCCTGGGAGGATTAAAGCCTGAGCTACGTTATGATGTAAAGCTGCTCAAACCAGAAACCATTCATGATGCCATTGCAATTGCTGTTCAATTGTATGCAAAGTTGAGGCATTTCAGAACCAATGCAA gtgagtctagttccggtaccaggatCGCGAATCCGGAGGAGGGTGCCaaacatggatggacccctagaga GTTGACATCCTCCAtaatatggggaggtgctgccaAAATTTTCGGTGGTGTGATGGTTGAATTTATTATG TTAACTCTTAGGACTTATAATGGAGTAACTAGCCTATTTGTATTACATTTGGGAGGTTCTGATGTAGTTTTGGGAGTTCAATGGCTATCCACGTGA
- the LOC120016379 gene encoding laccase-14-like: MFSKIQVLFLQILGLWLLGRFLHCHGLARYTFVVKEAPYTRLCTNSTILTVNGQFPGPTLHVNTGDTIIVDVYNQANYNITIHWHGVKMPRYPWTDGPEYIAQCPIQPGSNFSQKIIFSDEEGTLWWHSHSDWSRATLYGAIVISPKNGTNYPFPTPDEDVPIILGEWWKSDIMEVYEEFLQSGGDPNTSDSYTINGQPGALQPCSASDAFKLMVDYGKTYLLRLINAALQEILFFAIRDHELTVVGIDGAYTKPYKVDVIAISPGQTINVLLEANQALDHYYMAAKVFSSVDSEDLDSVNTTAIIQYNGNYTPSSNTSLPYLPSYNDTNALVNFTKNLTSLADNNHPISVPLNITKRMLFTLSMNRVPCENDSCSGPQGGRLAASVNNISFVFPETNILEAYYNNISGVYGDNFPSYPPTIFNYTGDDIPEAYKIPWNTTEVKVLEYNSEVELVFQGTNLVGGGDHPMHLHGYSFYVVGSGFGNFDNETDPLGFNLVDPPLQNTIAVPKNTWAAIRFKANNPGVWLMHCHLERHMSWGMDMAFIVKDGEGSDQKMLPPPSDMPPC, from the exons ATGTTTTCAAAGATTCAAGTTTTATTCCTCCAAATTTTAGGGCTTTGGTTGTTGGGTCGTTTCCTTCATTGTCATGGCTTGGCTCGCTACACTTTTGTG GTAAAAGAAGCTCCATACACAAGGCTGTGTACCAACAGCACCATCTTGACTGTAAATGGACAGTTCCCTGGTCCAACTCTACATGTCAACACAGGAGATACTATCATCGTTGATGTCTATAACCAGGCCAACTACAACATCACCATCCACTG GCATGGAGTGAAAATGCCTAGGTATCCATGGACAGATGGTCCTGAATATATCGCACAATGTCCAATTCAACCAGGCAGCAACTTCAGCCAAAAGATCATATTTTCCGACGAAGAAGGAACTCTTTGGTGGCATTCTCATAGCGATTGGTCTCGTGCTACTCTTTATGGTGCCATCGTAATTTCACCCAAGAATGGAACTAATTATCCCTTCCCGACACCTGACGAAGATGTTCCCATCATTTTAG GAGAATGGTGGAAGAGTGACATAATGGAGGTTTATGAAGAATTTCTACAATCAGGAGGAGACCCTAATACTTCTGATTCTTATACCATTAATGGTCAACCTGGTGCTCTTCAACCCTGCTCAGCTTCAG ATGCATTTAAGCTAATGGTGGACTATGGCAAGACCTACCTTCTACGCCTAATCAATGCCGCCCTTCAAGAAATTCTTTTCTTCGCTATCCGAGACCATGAGCTCACCGTCGTTGGCATCGATGGTGCCTACACAAAGCCATACAAAGTCGATGTGATCGCGATTTCACCTGGACAAACCATTAATGTTTTATTAGAAGCCAACCAAGCTTTAGACCACTATTACATGGCTGCAAAAGTTTTCTCAAGTGTTGATAGTGAAGATTTGGATTCCGTAAACACTACTGCAATCATTCAATACAATGGAAACTACACACCATCTTCAAACACTTCCTTACCTTATCTTCCTAGCTATAACGACACCAACGCACTGGTCAATTTCACGAAAAACCTTACGAGTTTAGCCGATAATAATCACCCGATTTCGGTCCCATTAAACATAACTAAACGAATGCTTTTCACGCTCTCTATGAACAGAGTTCCTTGCGAAAATGACTCATGCTCGGGGCCTCAAGGAGGGAGACTTGCTGCTAGTGTTAACAACATTAGCTTTGTTTTCCCTGAGACGAACATATTAGAAGCTTATTACAACAACATTAGTGGTGTATATGGTGATAACTTTCCTAGTTATCCACCTACGATATTCAATTATACGGGGGACGACATTCCGGAGGCATATAAAATACCATGGAATACAACTGAAGTGAAAGTTTTGGAGTATAATTCAGAAGTGGAGCTAGTTTTTCAAGGGACAAACTTGGTCGGTGGTGGTGATCACCCAATGCACTTACATGGTTATAGCTTTTACGTGGTTGGATCGGGATTTGGGAATTTTGACAACGAAACAGACCCTTTAGGGTTTAATCTGGTTGATCCTCCACTGCAAAACACAATCGCAGTCCCTAAGAATACCTGGGCTGCCATAAGATTCAAGGCAAATAATCCTG GAGTGTGGCTCATGCACTGCCATCTAGAGCGTCACATGTCATGGGGCATGGATATGGCATTCATTGTGAAAGATGGCGAAGGCTCTGATCAAAAAATGCTTCCACCACCATCTGATATGCCACCATGTTAA